From one Rosa rugosa chromosome 4, drRosRugo1.1, whole genome shotgun sequence genomic stretch:
- the LOC133744779 gene encoding uncharacterized protein LOC133744779, translating to MSTGKTIQKREVGNKIEANNKIQKAPEKSPIQRWIGWAMRQSLKESITGQWNTALVRDNFSVEEAAAILAIPLSSREVDDRFAWHLEKNGKFTVKTAYRFSFSTSSSRSPFELTVGATFWKKMWKVCYNPHAMHYNILEWFNFCAKELLLRSLGDLMYLLWGVWKERNCRVWEHKSSQVGEVLIKVISRLNEFRFHNLKTEPSGVRTHMVVRWKPPPVGWFKVNVDGAYNYASRRGSGGFVIRDFQGTMVAGGGKVLPGLMSPEHAEARACSLAAQFVVEHDYLPAILETDSQIVYNHLITRDGRNTSTLGRIYDDIGVILDAHPHLKVSHTRRSANTVAHLMAACSRSFTEETFYFSAPSFLLTALAAEFCNL from the exons ATGAGCACAGGAAAGACGATCCAGAAGAGAGAAGTCGGTAACAAGATTGAGGCCAACAACAAGATACAGAAAGCACCTGAAAAATCCCCAATTCAAAGATGGATTGGTTGGGCCATGAGACAAAGTTTGAAAGAG TCGATAACAGGTCAGTGGAATACTGCTTTGGTCCGTGATAATTTTTCTGTGGAAGAGGCAGCGGCAATTTTGGCCATTCCCTTATCCTCCAGAGAGGTTGATGATAGATTTGCTTGGCATCTCGAGAAGAATGGAAAGTTTACGGTGAAAACTGCGTACAGATTTTCATTCTCTACTTCTTCTTCTCGTAGTCCCTTTGAGCTCACAGTTGGTGCGACTTTCTGGAAAAAGATGTGGAAG GTATGCTACAATCCTCATGCTATGCATTACAATATTTTGGAATGGTTCAACTTTTGTGCAAAAGAGTTGTTGTTGAGAAGTCTAGGTGATTTGATGTACCTACTTTGGGGAGTCTGGAAAGAACGTAATTGTAGGGTGTGGGAGCACAAAAGTAGTCAAGTTGGTGAAGTCTTGATCAAGGTAATTTCACGATTGAATGAGTTTCGTTTTCATAACTTGAAAACTGAACCAAGTGGAGTAAGAACACACATGGTTGTACGCTGGAAACCACCGCCTGTGGGGTGGTTTAAAGTGAATGTTGATGGGGCTTACAATTATGCTTCAAGAAGAGGTAGTGGTGGGTTTGTGATAAGAGACTTTCAGGGTACTATGGTTGCTGGAGGGGGTAAGGTGTTGCCTGGTTTGATGTCGCCAGAACACGCAGAGGCTAGGGCATGTAGTTTGGCTGCTCAATTTGTGGTTGAACATGATTATCTTCCAGCTATCTTGGAGACTGATTCTCAAATTGTGTACAATCATTTGATTACCAGGGATGGGCGTAATACCTCAACCTTGGGGCGTATTTATGATGATATTGGTGTCATTCTGGATGCTCATCCTCACTTGAAGGTTTCTCACACAAGGAGGTCTGCAAACACAGTAGCTCATCTCATGGCTGCATGTTCTCGTTCTTTTACTGAagaaactttttatttttcagctcCTTCCTTTCTTCTGACGGCTTTGGCAGCTGAGTTTTGTAATCTGTAG